The following proteins are co-located in the Paraburkholderia phytofirmans PsJN genome:
- a CDS encoding DUF3644 domain-containing protein: MRLVEKAEAALVAAIEIYNKPNFPYREESFSILAINAWELLLKAKVMAESGGNKTAIYEFTNKLLANGKPSKKRQIKQNRSGNPTTINLHKAMARLDELPNAALPAAVRANIESLTEIRDNAVHLINIGPAFSKQVLEIGSASVTNFVVLVGQWFKRDLSSSLSLLFPVGFVGSHLKAKAVPTSPDEERLIKYLAELEKAADGDAAAEYFVALSVDVKLKRSPGAMASQLQLSQDPNAMKVILQEEDVRQAFPWDYAELLKRCRGRYSDFVQNKTFNDICAQAKQNSALTRVRYLDPNNLSSSKKVFYSTNVLKVLDKQYTKKK; encoded by the coding sequence ATGCGCCTTGTGGAGAAGGCGGAAGCGGCCCTCGTTGCGGCCATTGAAATTTATAACAAACCCAACTTCCCTTATCGAGAAGAGAGCTTTTCCATCCTTGCCATCAATGCTTGGGAACTCCTGCTGAAGGCAAAGGTGATGGCAGAGAGCGGTGGCAACAAGACGGCCATCTATGAGTTCACGAACAAGCTGCTCGCCAACGGGAAGCCATCCAAAAAGCGCCAGATAAAACAGAACAGGTCAGGTAATCCCACCACCATCAATTTGCATAAGGCGATGGCTCGGCTTGACGAATTGCCAAACGCTGCGTTGCCTGCGGCCGTCCGCGCCAACATCGAGTCGCTGACCGAGATACGCGACAACGCTGTGCACCTCATCAACATCGGTCCGGCGTTCTCAAAGCAGGTTCTGGAAATCGGCAGCGCGAGCGTCACCAACTTCGTCGTTCTCGTGGGGCAATGGTTCAAGCGCGATTTGTCATCGAGCCTGTCACTGTTGTTTCCAGTTGGCTTCGTCGGCTCTCATCTGAAGGCAAAGGCTGTGCCGACAAGTCCAGACGAGGAGCGGCTCATCAAATATCTTGCGGAGCTTGAGAAAGCGGCGGATGGCGACGCCGCGGCAGAGTATTTTGTCGCCCTGTCCGTTGACGTAAAGCTAAAGCGCTCCCCCGGTGCGATGGCCTCGCAACTGCAACTGTCGCAGGACCCGAACGCCATGAAGGTCATCCTGCAGGAAGAGGACGTCCGCCAAGCATTCCCATGGGACTACGCCGAACTGCTGAAGCGGTGTCGCGGCCGATACTCAGATTTCGTGCAGAACAAGACCTTCAACGACATCTGCGCGCAGGCGAAGCAGAACTCAGCATTGACTCGCGTCAGGTATCTCGACCCGAACAATTTGAGCAGCTCGAAGAAAGTGTTCTACTCGACCAATGTCCTGAAGGTCCTCGACAAGCAGTACACCAAGAAGAAGTAG